aataaacactGCAtaaacaacgaaaaaaaaaagtttatcaataatttagctgcaactcataaaaatatataaaatatttattgaatttaaataaagcaaatatacaaTGCACGATAGCGATTTTGAAATGCGTAAATAATAGCTGCACTttttagcaatatatatatacgatatatatgcatatggtGAGTGTTTCGTAAATTGTGCATTAGTCATGATGCGTGATAAATACGCTGAGGTTTATTTGCCTGGCGtgtgatatttttttatatattatttccACTGAACTGAAATATATGAATGTGTTCTTTTGTTGCTCAAGCAGTCAATGACCAGTTGCTCAATCGATCAATCGCTCAAtcgcacacacaacaaaaacgaaacgaaacgtgCAACAGCCTCagagcctcagcctcagcttcaGCCTCAGTGCTGCTTCAATGTcaaatttcacttttcataCTACTGCTGGCGAAAAGTGAATTGGAAGTTAGGAGCGTAGAGCTCTTGCAACCTGTTGAAGCGTTtattctgtctgtctgtctgtctgtctgtctgtctgtctgtgtattGGCCTGGCTTATGCAATTATTGGCAATCACTTTCCAGCTCGTTTAGAGCAGCGGGCGTCCAAGACTCTGGACCACTTGTTCGCTGGCCTGGGCTCGCTTTTGTCTGTATGGCAAGGGAAATTACATAAAAGtgagcaactaaattttgttatttttgttgaaatttctGCACGTTCGACACACAAAACGGCGCAAATATTCAGACGCCAAGCTCAAATCGCCACGAATTGATCGCAAATGAGGGTTAGAGttcagcaacaaccacaacaacaacaacagccgcaatACCGTGTGCTTATGGCCAGGCTTTAATGGCGTTGCCTGGCTGGCGTTATtgttagcaaatatttgtgttataATGGCCTGAGCTTTAAAGCTGAGCAAGAGGCTAATGATATGAATGAACTCGTTAAAGCCCAGCGAGAGAACCAAGTGCGCTGATCAAGAGCTATGCACAGATTAGCGCATGTTgcaatatgttaaataaattaaataaaaatacgaaTATCAAAACTTGCAAGCGAAACTGAGATTAAAAAGTGAAACTTGCATGGGAAAGGTCAGAATCTAAGCTAATTTATATAAGTGTGTTTACCACTTACCACACAACTGCACTAGTGCAGAGTTagttacagctacagctatagCCGATGCCAATCTTCGATTCGCACGCATGCGTTAATTGTTGGAACAACGACAACATCCTGCGCGTGCCCCcaaaacacacatatatcaAATCTAATACACAGACTCGAGCGTCGAGGCTCCATATCGCGTATGTCTGATTGCATTGCCCATAAATCACTCGAAATCGGAACCGCTAGAAGgagcaagagagagatagatagttttagttttagagTAACTGTAGATTGCAATCATTTGGCACGCACGCGCCATAGCAACTAGGAATATTCgagtgggggggggggggggtgggggcagTGGGTGGGGTGAGACAACTTCATTAGAGATTAGCAACAATGTGTTGTTGCCCAGTGTGCAATACGAAACTAAATGATTTACGCTTTGAGACAGGCTTACAAGTTTTTGCACTCATTTCAGCAATTTGACaattaatcaacaacaacaaaagcgcgcacaatcaaatgccaaatcacaaaatagcaacaaaaactcgCCACTATTTTGAGGTCAAATTGCGCCTAGCTGCAGTTCAGAGCGTGcagcttttgtctgtgtgtgtgtgtttgtttgtttgtgtgtattaagTGACATGTGACATATTGTCAACGCattgcttaatttgcataaattccaATACGAATATCAATTCTTGTTAGCAACAATGCATGCGAGCACAAATCGTGTTGACaaacattgttgctgttgctgctgctattcgGCGTGAGtgacaaaattgttgctggctaCAAAATTTTGCTAATTGGAAATACACACTCGACGCATTCGCTTACAAATgaacatttgcatgcaatcagttttgcattgttttcttCCTctttgttacacacacacacacacacacattaacacGCACTATATGTAATTGATATCAACAAGTAGAACAAGTTGGCAgctctgtttctgtttcttaCTTACTGCGCATCAGCTGGCAGCTTACTGCTgcgctctccctctcgctctcactaTGTTGCTGGGTacatgttgctggcaacaaattaGTGCTGGCActgccttgttgttgttgctgaacACGTGCCGACTGAAAatagtttgaaataaaaagtgaaataaataaattagcattttAAGTGAATTCTCTCTTCATTTGAATTGGCTTTTGCAAACGACTTTGGTACGCGTGCCAATTAGCCGCCTGCAATTTGgccaaattgcaatttgttgttagctgTTTTGCCCCGTCGACGTTTTCGgcgctgctgttttttatgaAGTTGTTTTACACTGTCTGTGCAATTTATGGGCCGTTTTTTGTGGAGCACTTTAgaagagacacacacagacaaagagCACAGCAAGCTCGTAAACCTTCGAGGCTGCTAATGGCTTAATTTTGGCGTGAAAGGATTTAAGAATACAAACGATAACAACATGCTAAATTATCAGCAGCTATCGAttaatcagctgctgcttacgcTTACATTTGTGGCATGTCATGCTCAAAACTTTAGAATTGCCAGTGAATAAAAGTGCACTGAAATGAAAAAAggtaaaaatttgttttagaaCTAATGAAAGTGAGATTTTAAACAAATCTTTAATAGCAAACGCAATGATTCCAATTAGACGCAGTGAACGTTTGATTAGACGCCAGGCGACTGCTGCAGCTCCGGAAGAAGCGCAGCAAGCGCCACAGCCGCAAGCTATAGCCACCCCAGAAGTGCAGCCACAAGCTATAGCCACCCCAGAAGTGCAGCCACAAGCTATAGCCACCCCAGCAGTGTTGCCACAGCCTCAAGCTGTAGCCAACCCACAAGTGATCCCATCAGTTTTATTGGCAAATGATTTGGCCACCTCACAAGTCGCTTAtatgccacagccacagctgaGCCCCAGCACCGAGGATGTCAACTTTCCCAACATAGCTGTGCAACGCTTGAAGAAGGAACTGAGGGACATCAAACGCGACAAATTGGAAGGCGTACACGTGCAACTGATTGGCAATGCTTTGTTCGATTGGCTGATTACGTTCCGTGGGCCCAGGGATACGCCCTATGAGAACGGCTGCTTCCAGCTGGAGATCACGTTCAACCACGGCTATCCATTCCATCCGCCCAAAGTCAAATTTCTCACTCACATCTTCCACTGCAATATCTACAATGGCAGAATTTGCGTGGATTTTCTCGGGCAGAAGTGGTCGCCAGTGATGCCGGTGGGCAAGCTGGTGCTCTCcatcttgctgctgctgatggagCCGAATCCGCAGAGTCCGCTCAATCTCTCGGCCGCCACGCTCTATAAGAGCAATCGAGCTGCACATGATGCAAAGGCACGCGAATGGACCAATCGCTTCGCCAAGGCCAGGACTATGGAGCAGCTGGTGGCTGCGCGTGAGGGgccgcagctgcagttggATATGTCGCAACATTATTTCACttgatttctatttctattttgttgtaaattgcgCAACGATAGCGAATAAAGCTGCAAATCAATCAGATTTAATGCGCTcgtatttcaataaatattattttttatacttgcagcagcagtttgtgcAATTTGCACCCGCGACGAAAGCCAGACAGACCCACTGCACCACTGAGCCACTGAGCGCACAGCCGGCGAGCCTCCCACCCACTGCAGCAGTGGAAAAAGACCAAGAGGCAGGCAGCCAGCGTCAGCTTGGGGGTTCAGTGGGTCAGCAGCGTCACGCGCGTTCCTAAACCAGTTGAggttgcagttgcagtaaCCATCCGATCGAGGTGATGTTGCATGCTGGCACACTGAGAGAAATCGCTGTCAGCAGCTGAATTttacatataatttgtttaacttcTCTTTTGTTGCAGTGTCCCGAACGATTTCAGTTTCGTTTGCAATCGCTTGCGTATCTTTGGCAATCAATCATTAGACGCAATCATTGGCCACTTGAAATCGCTGCCGCTGTGTTGCAAATGCATATGCGAGAGCGTGGGGAGTGGGGAGCGCAGATTGAAAACTAATGTGACGCCCACTGGACAGGtcgagcagcaagcagcaggccTGCCTCGTTAGTGGGATTAGCAATTATCCCAAGGCAATTCAGAGTCAGACACAGACAAACAGTTAGTGAAGTTGAATTGTCAGTCATTTTGTCAGAGATTTAATTGCAGACACTGTGTGTTGCCAGCCGCTTAGGCTGGATGGCTTATGAGTCAGCGCAGGAAGCTGAAAATCCTTGACATAATGCCCCGCTTTGGCGCGCAGCACAACAATGGGccatgctgcagcttgtggcatgccacatgcattGCTACCAGGTTAGGCGAACAATGACGTCTAATTAGTTAACGTTGCACACACGTGCACACATGCGCTGCTTggtcagcttaagcttaagctactgcaaaatgtaattcaatcatgttgctggcaacacagcagcagcttgcaacatgcagcttgcaactgggcctgctgctgctgctgcttgcacaATCGACAGCAGACGCACGTTGCTCACCTTTATAAGGTCAGCAGCCAATTTACAGGCAACAGACAGCTCTTGCCACAAGGATTTACTGCCGCACATTGTTTGGATTCGGCTCCAGCTCGTTGGGCAATTGGACACTCAGTTCAGTGTGCAaattttgtgtaaatattcCCTGTCTCAGCTGCTTAAAAGTTACTCAAACAATGCACATCGATCGTGATAATgttcaaatgcaaacaactaCATGGCAGGCAGTACTTTGAAATCGATTGAGCtcatgcataaaattaactaaCCAAGTTACAACTTTGCAAGTCGGACAAGCCAAGTGCCCAAGGATCAATTGGAATTTGCGCTTAAGTTGACATATAGAGATTTGATTGCAGTAACTGAGTTGATCAGCAatatcataaataaaagcagtaaaataaaataaaattatacacatGCCCACAAATTAACTGTGTAGAGTGACTGAACTCAAAGTATGAcaagttataaaaattgatagTTGTTCAGTTAATAGCAATAAGTAAAAATAGTAGAGTAAATAACTGTAATTGTATTGTAATCCGTAATCTGAtcaagtaataataatagtatgAAAGTCTAATAGAATGAATAAAGTATGGCAAGTTATAAGAATTGTTAAATCAAaggcaaatatattaattcaatatagTAGCATaaaagcttattaaaataaataaaagtgcaatgCTTGTGCATAACTAACTATaaacacaataataaaattctaattacaaatataaaatgttcaaaCACTTACATAGGGCTGCTGGggaaaaaaatggcaaagatGACAGAGACAGAGATGAGCGACAGTGTGTGGAAATTTTATAACTAAGCGCTGACTGTTAACCATCGCTTACGCTCTCTTCTTTCACTCTCTCAACAGTGCGCGCTACAAACTAAAGagatttaattgcatttaaaaagcaaGTGGAGCTAAAGACAGAAGTTATTAAGTGACTGAGCTCAAAGTTTGAGAAGTAGAtcagaaatataataaacaaaagtagtAAAAATCGAATAAAACGAACTGTGTGGAGTGACTGAACTCAAAGTATGACAAGTAATAAGAATTGATAGTtgttaagttaataaaataaatagcagtaaacaaattaagcacagacttaaaactaattttattgtaaGAATTGAGCTTATATCTGATTAAGAAGTAAAAATAGTATGCAAGTataatagaataaataaataaaagtatgaTAGTTATAAGAATTGTTGAATCAACGgcaataagtaaaaaaaaaattagcataacagcctatttaaataaatgctaaacaCATGAATAAAAGTCTAATTATGAATATGAAATGTTAAAAGACTTACATGGGGATGCTGGGGAAAAAATCAGCAGAGCGAGCGGAGCAAGGGCGACCTGCAGCCGAAGGCGTCCGCCAGTGAACTAATTAGAAGCTGAGAAGCTTTAGGTCCCGACTAGGGCCGCGAATAGAGCGACCGAGATGAGCgacagtctgtgtgtgtgtgacggaAATTTTATAACTAAGCGCTGACTCTTAGCGATCGCTTACGCTCTCTTCTCTCACTCGCTCAACAGTGCGCGCTACAAATGTTAACTAAATGCAATTACTACCATCTAATCTAACTATTTTTCTAACTGTGCCCGCGCTTTGCACTGTCATCAGCtcattaaaatactttttcaACTTTAGCATGATTAACAGCTTGTTAGCTTAGCAGCCAAATTGTCGCCAAGTGTCAACTGCTTTGAATGAACTTTCCAAATGTTTTTGCGCTCATTAGCCAAGAATTTGCAACCAAAGGCtggagcgagcgagtgagtgagtgagtggcCACATTTCGTTTTGCTTATTAGACTTGTTAAATTATGGCAGACACTTTGCTGCGCCAGCGAGGATTGgttatattttttggttttggaaGCGGGTTTTGCCTTAGcctcagcagcagttgcaagtcTGTGGGTCTCTCACAACACCCACACGCTGcaagttgccgccgccgccgctgctgcctgcttgcagtaaatgaaaatgttcATTAGGTTTGCAACGGTTTTCAGCGCAACATGTAATATGTTTGCCAAGCACACTAATCAATGGGGTAGCTACGACTATTGGAAAGGTTGggcatatacaaaatataatgcaGAAATAGCAGGAATAACTTTgtgtttgtaataaaattattaagcagcaCAATTTGCTATCATCTTGTTTGTCTCTCTCAAGGCTTtgctcaattaatttgttaacttcTTGATttctataacaacaacatagtTCAACTTGGCTGCAGCTCTTCATTTGAAAGAATTTCTTCAGCAATTGGTAAGCCTTGAATAGCAGAAAGTcttgcaattgctttgataatgttagcaaatgttttaagcACATTAAACCAAACAGTTGCTTATCAACTTGCTTGCTTAGTTACTTTTGCAATATCATTGCATTCATTTGataattatgtttgttttctttagcAAAATTATTCCAATTTCTTTGACTGCTCATCTCAATTGT
The DNA window shown above is from Drosophila busckii strain San Diego stock center, stock number 13000-0081.31 chromosome 3L, ASM1175060v1, whole genome shotgun sequence and carries:
- the LOC108599231 gene encoding ubiquitin-conjugating enzyme E2-16 kDa, with product MKKANAMIPIRRSERLIRRQATAAAPEEAQQAPQPQAIATPEVQPQAIATPEVQPQAIATPAVLPQPQAVANPQVIPSVLLANDLATSQVAYMPQPQLSPSTEDVNFPNIAVQRLKKELRDIKRDKLEGVHVQLIGNALFDWLITFRGPRDTPYENGCFQLEITFNHGYPFHPPKVKFLTHIFHCNIYNGRICVDFLGQKWSPVMPVGKLVLSILLLLMEPNPQSPLNLSAATLYKSNRAAHDAKAREWTNRFAKARTMEQLVAAREGPQLQLDMSQHYFT